One genomic region from Diabrotica undecimpunctata isolate CICGRU chromosome 9, icDiaUnde3, whole genome shotgun sequence encodes:
- the LOC140449632 gene encoding uncharacterized protein isoform X2, with the protein MKTDVSGLLKHLDRSDSNLNTFITSNTNMKSGGQRFICIICRKSFSNNYRLEIHMRIHTGKKPLECDICTKQFSTKDNLKSHIRDCSTKGEVKIHMTVYTNKKIFECEICTKQFSTKQVLNRHMIVHTGEKPFECEICTKRFTTKQLLNTHMRMHTGEKPFECEICTKRFITKQFLNRHMTVHSGEKRFECEICIKKFSAKQILNMHMRMHTGEKPFKCEICTKQFSTKRVLNTHLIVHTGEKPFECEICTKRFTTKQLLNTHMRLHTGEKPFECEICTKRFSTKHLLNTHMTVHTGEKGFECKICIKKFYTKQGLNTHIKMHTGGKPFECEICTKRFLTKQLLNTHMRIHTGEKPFECEICTKRFITKQFLNRHMTVHSGEKRFECEICIKKFSAKQILNMHMRMHTGEKPFKCEICTKQFSTKRVLNTHLIVHTGEKPFECEICTKRFTTKQLLNTHMRLHTGEKPFECEICTKRFSTKHLLNTHMTVHTGEKGFECKICVKKFYTKQGLNTHMRMHTGGKPFECEICTKRFLTKQLLNTHMRVHTGEKPFDCEICTKKFSRKDRLKSHMGLHTREKPFKCGICTKQYLTKQVLNAHMRVHTGEKPFKCGICTKQFSLKHVLKSHMRVHTGEKPFECEICTKRFSTKQHLKAHMRVHTGEKRFECEICIKKFCSKQSLNKHLRMHTGEEQFECEICTKQLSTKHVLNKHMKVHTGEKQM; encoded by the coding sequence ATGAAAACTGATGTCAGTGGCCTATTAAAACATCTTGATAGGAGTGACAGTAATTTGAACACCTTTATAACTTCCAATACCAATATGAAAAGTGGAGGACAACGATTTATATGTATCATTTGCAGGAAATCATTCTCAAACAATTATCGTTTAGAAATACATATGAGGATACACACTGGGAAAAAACCATTGGAATGTGAtatttgcaccaaacaattttcaacaaaaGATAATCTAAAATCACATATAAGAGACTGTTCAACAAAAGGAGAGGTAAAAATTCATATGACAGTGTAtactaacaaaaaaatatttgaatgtgaaatttgcaccaaacagttttcaacGAAACAAGTTTTAAATAGGCATATGatagtgcatactggtgaaaaaccatttgaatgtgaaatttgcaccaaacggTTTACaacgaaacaacttttaaatacgCATATGAgaatgcatactggtgaaaaaccatttgaatgtgaaatttgcaccaaacggTTTATAacgaaacaatttttaaataggCATATGACAGTGCATAGTGGTGAAAAAagatttgaatgtgaaatttgcatcAAAAAGTTTTCTgcgaaacaaattttaaatatgcATATGAgaatgcatactggtgaaaaaccatttaaatgtgaaatttgcaccaaacagttttcaacGAAACGCGTTTTAAATACGCATTTGatagtgcatactggtgaaaaaccatttgaatgtgaaatttgcaccaaacggTTTACaacgaaacaacttttaaatacgCATATGAGactgcatactggtgaaaaaccatttgaatgtgaaatttgcaccaaacggTTTTCAACGAAACATCTTTTAAATACGCATATGacagtgcatactggtgaaaaaggATTTGAATGTAAAATTTGCATCAAAAAGTTTTATACGAAACAAGGTTTAAATACGCATATAAAAATGCATACTGGTggaaaaccatttgaatgtgaaatttgcaccaaacggTTTTTaacgaaacaacttttaaatacgCATATGAGAatacatactggtgaaaaaccatttgaatgtgaaatttgcaccaaacggTTTATAacgaaacaatttttaaataggCATATGACAGTGCATAGTGGTGAAAAAagatttgaatgtgaaatttgcatcAAAAAGTTTTCTgcgaaacaaattttaaatatgcATATGAgaatgcatactggtgaaaaaccatttaaatgtgaaatttgcaccaaacagttttcaacGAAACGCGTTTTAAATACGCATTTGatagtgcatactggtgaaaaaccatttgaatgtgaaatttgcaccaaacggTTTACaacgaaacaacttttaaatacgCATATGAGactgcatactggtgaaaaaccatttgaatgtgaaatttgcaccaaacggTTTTCAACGAAACATCTTTTAAATACGCATATGacagtgcatactggtgaaaaaggATTTGAATGTAAAATTTGCGTCAAAAAGTTTTATACGAAACAAGGTTTAAATACGCATATGAGAATGCATACTGGTggaaaaccatttgaatgtgaaatttgcaccaaacggTTTTTaacgaaacaacttttaaatacgcatatgagagtgcatactggtgaaaaaccatttgattgtgaaatttgcaccaaaaaatTTTCAAGAAAGGATCGTTTAAAATCACATATGGGTTTACATACTAgggaaaaaccatttaaatgtggaatttgcaccaaacagtATTTAACGAAACAAGTTTTAAATgcgcatatgagagtgcatactggtgaaaaaccatttaaatgtggaatttgcaccaaacagttttcaTTGAAACACGTTTTAAAATcacatatgagagtgcatactggtgaaaaaccatttgaatgtgaaatttgcaccaaacggTTTTCAACAAAACAACATTTAAAGgcgcatatgagagtgcatactggtgaaaaacgatttgaatgtgaaatttgcattAAAAAGTTTTGTTCGAAACAAAGTTTAAATAAGCATTTGAGAATGCATACTGGTGAAGAACAATTTGAATGTGAAATCTGCACCAAGCAGTTATCAACAAAACACGTTTTAAATAAGCATATGaaagtgcatactggtgaaaaacagatgtga
- the LOC140449632 gene encoding uncharacterized protein isoform X1: MFNQTEVKQEVDETTCKREIDNEVLQDETFKIEIKEEPIMESTHDTFDYLDVKKCPIKAEIEQDDGFSCKNMKTDVSGLLKHLDRSDSNLNTFITSNTNMKSGGQRFICIICRKSFSNNYRLEIHMRIHTGKKPLECDICTKQFSTKDNLKSHIRDCSTKGEVKIHMTVYTNKKIFECEICTKQFSTKQVLNRHMIVHTGEKPFECEICTKRFTTKQLLNTHMRMHTGEKPFECEICTKRFITKQFLNRHMTVHSGEKRFECEICIKKFSAKQILNMHMRMHTGEKPFKCEICTKQFSTKRVLNTHLIVHTGEKPFECEICTKRFTTKQLLNTHMRLHTGEKPFECEICTKRFSTKHLLNTHMTVHTGEKGFECKICIKKFYTKQGLNTHIKMHTGGKPFECEICTKRFLTKQLLNTHMRIHTGEKPFECEICTKRFITKQFLNRHMTVHSGEKRFECEICIKKFSAKQILNMHMRMHTGEKPFKCEICTKQFSTKRVLNTHLIVHTGEKPFECEICTKRFTTKQLLNTHMRLHTGEKPFECEICTKRFSTKHLLNTHMTVHTGEKGFECKICVKKFYTKQGLNTHMRMHTGGKPFECEICTKRFLTKQLLNTHMRVHTGEKPFDCEICTKKFSRKDRLKSHMGLHTREKPFKCGICTKQYLTKQVLNAHMRVHTGEKPFKCGICTKQFSLKHVLKSHMRVHTGEKPFECEICTKRFSTKQHLKAHMRVHTGEKRFECEICIKKFCSKQSLNKHLRMHTGEEQFECEICTKQLSTKHVLNKHMKVHTGEKQM; this comes from the coding sequence GTTTCTCTTGCAAAAATATGAAAACTGATGTCAGTGGCCTATTAAAACATCTTGATAGGAGTGACAGTAATTTGAACACCTTTATAACTTCCAATACCAATATGAAAAGTGGAGGACAACGATTTATATGTATCATTTGCAGGAAATCATTCTCAAACAATTATCGTTTAGAAATACATATGAGGATACACACTGGGAAAAAACCATTGGAATGTGAtatttgcaccaaacaattttcaacaaaaGATAATCTAAAATCACATATAAGAGACTGTTCAACAAAAGGAGAGGTAAAAATTCATATGACAGTGTAtactaacaaaaaaatatttgaatgtgaaatttgcaccaaacagttttcaacGAAACAAGTTTTAAATAGGCATATGatagtgcatactggtgaaaaaccatttgaatgtgaaatttgcaccaaacggTTTACaacgaaacaacttttaaatacgCATATGAgaatgcatactggtgaaaaaccatttgaatgtgaaatttgcaccaaacggTTTATAacgaaacaatttttaaataggCATATGACAGTGCATAGTGGTGAAAAAagatttgaatgtgaaatttgcatcAAAAAGTTTTCTgcgaaacaaattttaaatatgcATATGAgaatgcatactggtgaaaaaccatttaaatgtgaaatttgcaccaaacagttttcaacGAAACGCGTTTTAAATACGCATTTGatagtgcatactggtgaaaaaccatttgaatgtgaaatttgcaccaaacggTTTACaacgaaacaacttttaaatacgCATATGAGactgcatactggtgaaaaaccatttgaatgtgaaatttgcaccaaacggTTTTCAACGAAACATCTTTTAAATACGCATATGacagtgcatactggtgaaaaaggATTTGAATGTAAAATTTGCATCAAAAAGTTTTATACGAAACAAGGTTTAAATACGCATATAAAAATGCATACTGGTggaaaaccatttgaatgtgaaatttgcaccaaacggTTTTTaacgaaacaacttttaaatacgCATATGAGAatacatactggtgaaaaaccatttgaatgtgaaatttgcaccaaacggTTTATAacgaaacaatttttaaataggCATATGACAGTGCATAGTGGTGAAAAAagatttgaatgtgaaatttgcatcAAAAAGTTTTCTgcgaaacaaattttaaatatgcATATGAgaatgcatactggtgaaaaaccatttaaatgtgaaatttgcaccaaacagttttcaacGAAACGCGTTTTAAATACGCATTTGatagtgcatactggtgaaaaaccatttgaatgtgaaatttgcaccaaacggTTTACaacgaaacaacttttaaatacgCATATGAGactgcatactggtgaaaaaccatttgaatgtgaaatttgcaccaaacggTTTTCAACGAAACATCTTTTAAATACGCATATGacagtgcatactggtgaaaaaggATTTGAATGTAAAATTTGCGTCAAAAAGTTTTATACGAAACAAGGTTTAAATACGCATATGAGAATGCATACTGGTggaaaaccatttgaatgtgaaatttgcaccaaacggTTTTTaacgaaacaacttttaaatacgcatatgagagtgcatactggtgaaaaaccatttgattgtgaaatttgcaccaaaaaatTTTCAAGAAAGGATCGTTTAAAATCACATATGGGTTTACATACTAgggaaaaaccatttaaatgtggaatttgcaccaaacagtATTTAACGAAACAAGTTTTAAATgcgcatatgagagtgcatactggtgaaaaaccatttaaatgtggaatttgcaccaaacagttttcaTTGAAACACGTTTTAAAATcacatatgagagtgcatactggtgaaaaaccatttgaatgtgaaatttgcaccaaacggTTTTCAACAAAACAACATTTAAAGgcgcatatgagagtgcatactggtgaaaaacgatttgaatgtgaaatttgcattAAAAAGTTTTGTTCGAAACAAAGTTTAAATAAGCATTTGAGAATGCATACTGGTGAAGAACAATTTGAATGTGAAATCTGCACCAAGCAGTTATCAACAAAACACGTTTTAAATAAGCATATGaaagtgcatactggtgaaaaacagatgtga